From Penicillium psychrofluorescens genome assembly, chromosome: 1, one genomic window encodes:
- a CDS encoding uncharacterized protein (ID:PFLUO_002092-T1.cds;~source:funannotate), with protein sequence MTYLQDVYQQFLARPQSAPLAADISLIYVTSTTQFDRPDAVITHLSRQASIAKKKSENVLSVVEGTHSLCLDIETKVQFLEGGGAWLSSIDDNFIIDRVVTFPTVHIVNFNSENEIQQVRIYWDQASLLKQAEVIGSSGRNWPIRDAKDQIRYIKAAEAAKSAAPPSQRGETSDLPHRPASPQKRHIKDPYAADSLFDLLSPSKADAAREQQNTSAPAPSSRPASAQRDAPEAARPSSPNKRITRDPYAQESLYDMLSPNKEAESREPMRPYAPSAARPAARQYGELFVGDDEQVYPDSPTRSAAPKAGAGRSNPNRIWGDEDVMADERNPGENRSMYKSDPRKYGHFDIGGEAVENQSKATSRSGKSRHQSQWDFSDFTAPEKSTTRAPYSQEVRNFGWSDQDEGTEAPPRKPAVPQPRPDANVHFEMTDDNGEDDSGRVISAYQNRGQKLYENRLWDENGEAAPTEREIARQQPLSNVANTQSRRKDFGPHYEMTDDSPPPSTTGNSENYPVPEDRQKAVKMMEANWESYDVSPQPSKPAYSRNNHDLRNNHNQPSWSMSGE encoded by the exons ATGACCTACCTTCAGGACGTTTACCAGCAATTCCTGGCACGCCCTCAGTCGGCCCCACTGGCGGCCGACATCTCGCTCATCTATGTtacctccaccacccagtTCGACCGGCCAGATGCCGTCATCACGCACCTGTCGCGACAAGCCAGCATTgccaagaagaagtccgAGAACGTCCTCAGCGTCGTCGAGGGTACCCACTCCTTGTGTCTGGATATCGAAACCAAGGTTCAATTCCTGGAGGGCGGAGGCGCCTGGCTCTCCTCAATCGACGATAACTTCATAATCGATCGTGTCGTCACTTTCCCCACG GTCCACATTGTCAACTTCAATTCCGAGAATGAGATCCAGCAGGTCCGCATTTATTGGGACCAGGCCTCCCTGCTCAAACAAGCCGAGGTGATCGGGTCGAGTGGTCGCAATTGGCCCATTCGTGACGCGAAGGACCAGATTCGTTACATCAAGGCTGCTGAGGCTGCCAAGTCggctgcgccgccgtcgcagcgTGGCGAGACGAGCGACCTGCCGCATCGACCGGCCTCCCCACAGAAGAGACACATCAAGGATCCGTATGCGGCTGATTCTCTGTTCGATCTCTTGTCGCCCAGCAAGGCGGACGCGGCACGCGAGCAACAGAACACGTCTGCTCCCGCCCCTTCCTCGCGACCGGCCTCTGCGCAGAGGGATGCTCCGGAGGCTGCCagaccctcctcccccaacaAGCGGATTACCCGAGACCCGTACGCGCAAGAATCTCTGTATGATATGCTGTCGCCGAACAAGGAGGCCGAGTCCCGTGAGCCAATGCGCCCCTATGCTCCTTCGGCCGCGAGGCCTGCTGCCCGTCAATACGGCGAGCTGTtcgtcggtgatgatgagcaaGTTTACCCCGACTCGCCAACCAGGTCGGCTGCTCCCAAGGCTGGTGCGGGTCGATCTAACCCCAACCGGATCTGGGGCGATGAGGACGTGATGGCTGACGAGCGCAACCCGGGCGAGAACCGATCAATGTACAAGAGCGACCCCCGCAAGTACGGCCACTTTGATATTGGCGGCGAAGCTGTTGAGAACCAGAGCAAGGCAACCTCCCGATCCGGCAAGTCGCGTCACCAGTCGCAGTGGGATTTCAGTGACTTCACGGCCCCCGAGAAGTCCACAACGCGCGCTCCCTACTCCCAGGAAGTCCGCAATTTCGGCTGGAGTGATCAGGACGAGGGCACCGAGGCCCCGCCACGCAAGCCTGCCGTCCCTCAGCCCCGTCCTGACGCTAATGTTCACTTCGAAATGACCGACGACAACGGGGAAGATGACTCGGGCCGTGTCATCTCCGCCTACCAGAACCGCGGCCAGAAGCTGTACGAGAACCGTCTGTGGGATGAGAACGGCGAGGCCGCGCCCACCGAGAGGGAGATTGCGCGCCAGCAGCCCCTGTCCAATGTGGCCAACACCCAGAGCCGCCGGAAGGACTTTGGCCCGCATTACGAGATGACCGATGACTCGCCGCCCCCGAGCACGACCGGCAATTCGGAGAACTACCCTGTTCCCGAGGACCGCCAGAAGGCCGTCAAGATGATGGAGGCGAACTGGGAATCGTATGATGTGTCGCCCCAGCCCAGCAAGCCTGCTTATTCGCGCAACAACCACGACCTGCGCAACAACCATAACCAGCCTAGCTGGTCGATGAGCGGCGAGTAA